One window of the Trifolium pratense cultivar HEN17-A07 linkage group LG2, ARS_RC_1.1, whole genome shotgun sequence genome contains the following:
- the LOC123904972 gene encoding inorganic phosphate transporter 1-4-like — MAREQLGVLSALDAAKVQWYHFTAIIVAGMGFFTDAYDLFCIPNVTKLLGRIYYTHPGSPKPGTLPPNVSAAVNGVALCGTLAGQLFFGWLGDKMGRKKVYGLTLALMVFSSLASGLSFGHSAKGTISTLCFFRFWLGFGIGGDYPLSATIMSEYANKKTRGAFIASVFAMQGFGILAGGIVSLVVSTAFDHAYKAPPYKIDPVGSLVPEADYVWRIILMFGAVPAALTYYWRMKMPETARYTALVAKNAKQAAQDMSNVLQVDIEAEQEKVDNITVRDQNNFGLFSKQFLKRHGLHLLGTTSTWFLLDIAYYSSNLFQKDIYSSIGWLPPAVDMNAIHEVFKVARATTLIALCGTVPGYWFTVAFIDVVGRFAIQLMGFFFMTVFMFALALPYDHWTKKENRVGFLVMYALTFFFANFGPNSTTFVVPAEIFPARLRSTCHGISSAAGKAGAIIGAFGFLYASQSKDPKKRDAGYPAGIGMKNTLIVLAVVNCLGIFCTFLVPEANGKSLEEMSGENEEDEGDDAFVVDPQVSSNRTVPV; from the exons ATGGCTCGTGAACAACTAGGAGTTCTTTCTGCTCTTGATGCAGCAAAAGTACAATGGTACCATTTCACAGCCATCATAGTTGCTGGTATGGGATTCTTCACTGATGCATATGACCTTTTCTGCATACCAAATGTTACCAAATTACTTGGAAGAATATACTATACACACCCAGGTTCACCAAAACCAGGAACTTTGCCTCCAAATGTATCAGCAGCAGTAAATGGTGTTGCACTTTGTGGGACTCTTGCAGGCCAACTTTTCTTTGGTTGGCTTGGGGACAAAAtgggaagaaaaaaagtttatgGTCTAACTCTTGCTCTTATGGTATTTTCTTCTCTTGCTTCTGGCCTTTCTTTTGGTCATTCAGCAAAGGGTACAATTTCAACTCTTTGTTTCTTTAGATTTTGGCTTGGTTTTGGTATTGGTGGTGATTACCCTCTATCAGCTACAATCATGTCTGAATATGCTAACAAAAAGACTCGTGGCGCGTTTATAGCTTCGGTTTTCGCTATGCAAGGGTTTGGAATTTTGGCTGGTGGAATTGTTTCTCTTGTTGTTTCAACTGCTTTTGATCATGCTTATAAGGCTCCACCTTATAAGATTGATCCTGTAGGATCACTTGTACCAGAAGCTGATTATGTTTGGAGAATCATTCTCATGTTTGGTGCTGTTCCTGCTGCTTTGACTTACTATTGGCGTATGAAAATGCCCGAGACAGCAAG GTACACCGCACTTGTTGCTAAGAATGCAAAACAAGCGGCGCAAGACATGTCAAATGTGTTACAAGTTGACATTGAAGCTGAACAAGAGAAAGTAGACAACATAACCGTGAGAGACCAGAACAACTTTGGCTTGTTTAGTAAGCAATTTCTTAAACGACACGGTCTTCATCTGCTTGGAACAACTTCCACTTGGTTTCTTCTCGATATTGCTTACTACAGTTCGAATCTTTTTCAAAAAGATATTTATAGTAGTATCGGTTGGCTTCCACCGGCCGTAGATATGAATGCGATTCACGAAGTTTTCAAGGTTGCTAGAGCGACAACGCTTATAGCACTTTGTGGAACTGTTCCAGGATACTGGTTCACCGTGGCTTTTATTGACGTTGTTGGTCGTTTCGCAATTCAATTAATGGGATTCTTCTTTATGACCGTATTCATGTTTGCGCTCGCACTTCCGTATGATCATTGGACTAAGAAAGAAAACAGAGTTGGGTTTCTTGTTATGTACGcattaacatttttctttgcAAATTTTGGTCCAAATTCAACTACTTTTGTTGTGCCTGCCGAGATATTTCCGGCTAGGTTGAGGTCAACGTGTCACGGTATATCTTCGGCAGCAGGGAAAGCTGGAGCAATTATAGGTGCATTTGGATTCTTGTATGCTTCACAAAGTAAGGATCCAAAAAAGAGAGATGCAGGGTACCCCGCTGGTATTGGAATGAAGAACACACTTATTGTTCTTGCTGTGGTTAATTGTCTTGGTATCTTTTGCACGTTTCTTGTGCCGGAAGCTAACGGAAAATCCTTGGAAGAGATGAGTGGagagaatgaagaagatgaaggtgatGATGCTTTTGTTGTTGATCCACAAGTCTCTTCTAATAGGACTGTTCCAGTTTGA